One genomic segment of uncultured Desulfobacter sp. includes these proteins:
- a CDS encoding efflux RND transporter permease subunit — protein sequence MNEQQSSAHQGFAGRLAATFITSKLTLIGILASLLLGVMAITMLPREEEPQIKVPMIDVMVAMPGAGAKEVEQRLSIPMEKLLYELPGVEYIYSTSMPGQSMLVVRFYVGQDLESSIVRLNQKLQTNFDRIPHGVSRPMIKPHTIDDVPILALTFHSKTYDHFMLRRLAAQVDDEVKSIFEVSEIKLIGGTRRQVRVLFDPLQLAARNLTPFDLINHLIQANRQAYSGATQANNREVLIQTGTFLKTAEDIGNIVISVRSGNPVYLHQVAKIVDGPEEPESYVLFGSKDRHDPEAAVTLSVAKRPGANAVDVVKKVLTKVEQLKGSLIPGDVEVTVTRNYGETAAEKSNELLLHMGIAVFGVALLILIFLGWRESMIVMLAIPSTLSLTLLLFYLYGYTLNRITLFALIFSIGILVDDAIVVVENIVRHMRLSENRSRSFKDIAIIAVGEVGNPTILATWAVIAAILPMAFVGGLMGPYMRPIPVGASAAMVFSLIIAFTITPWAAIHILKRKQAATSGDTVAEEKGPDPDHAPDDPFTRLYHHIMDPLLAHGAWRILFFCIIIAMLLASCALVVLGLVKVKMLPFDNKSEFQVILDMPEGGTLEQTTRVAMEMAQVIKQEPDVTDYQIYAGTASPYNFNGLVRHYFMRSGPSVADIQVNLTPKHDRDRQSHEIAKNVRPALAAIAEKYGATIAVAEVPPGPPVLQTLVAEVYGPNHASRLALAKKVKQIFAQTDGVVDIDWYRENDREKTIITVDKEKAALHGISEGDIIQAVNMGLSGLSVDLFHQPRDKEEIDIVFQLPKAERARIDSILNIGLRDPRNPAAALTPLRELVTLSRAPVDQPIYRKNLKPVIYVTGDVAGAAESPIYPILEMNKSVEQLSGKDFGGSLDHVTIYNLKQPFNESEPSIKWDGEWHITLEVFRDLGLAFCVVMVLIYMLMVGWFKSYVTPVVVMAAIPFSLIGILPAHWALGAFFTATSMIGFMAGAGIVVRNSIILVDFIELRRSHGLPLAEAVVEAGAIRFRPMLLTALAVVVGASVILADPIFQGLAISLMFGEIASLLISRMAVPVLYYMAQKKS from the coding sequence ATGAACGAACAACAATCTTCCGCACACCAGGGTTTTGCCGGCCGGTTAGCCGCGACCTTTATTACGTCCAAACTGACATTGATCGGTATTTTAGCCTCGCTTCTGCTCGGGGTCATGGCCATTACCATGCTACCCAGGGAAGAGGAACCCCAGATTAAAGTGCCCATGATTGATGTCATGGTTGCCATGCCCGGGGCTGGCGCCAAAGAGGTGGAACAGCGCTTGAGCATCCCCATGGAAAAGTTGCTTTATGAACTGCCCGGCGTGGAGTATATCTACTCCACCTCCATGCCCGGCCAAAGTATGCTGGTGGTCCGTTTCTATGTGGGTCAGGATTTGGAATCTTCCATTGTCCGGTTGAACCAGAAGCTGCAAACTAACTTTGATAGAATTCCCCACGGCGTTTCCAGACCCATGATCAAACCGCACACCATTGATGATGTGCCGATTCTGGCGTTGACGTTTCATTCCAAAACCTATGACCATTTTATGCTGCGACGGCTGGCCGCCCAAGTGGACGATGAGGTGAAATCCATCTTTGAAGTTTCTGAAATCAAACTGATTGGAGGGACCCGTCGTCAGGTGCGTGTACTGTTTGATCCGTTGCAGCTGGCAGCACGGAATCTAACCCCCTTTGATCTGATCAATCACCTCATCCAGGCCAACCGTCAGGCGTATTCAGGTGCCACCCAGGCCAATAACCGGGAAGTACTCATCCAGACTGGCACTTTTTTGAAAACAGCCGAAGATATCGGCAATATCGTCATCAGTGTCCGCAGTGGCAATCCTGTGTACTTGCACCAGGTGGCAAAAATTGTTGACGGACCCGAAGAACCGGAATCTTATGTATTGTTCGGCAGCAAGGACCGCCATGATCCGGAAGCGGCTGTCACACTTTCCGTGGCCAAACGGCCCGGTGCCAATGCCGTTGATGTGGTCAAAAAGGTTTTGACCAAGGTGGAACAGCTTAAAGGCAGCCTGATCCCCGGTGATGTGGAGGTCACCGTGACCCGGAATTATGGGGAGACCGCAGCTGAAAAATCCAATGAACTGCTTTTACACATGGGCATTGCCGTGTTCGGGGTGGCCCTGCTCATCTTGATCTTCCTGGGATGGCGGGAATCCATGATCGTCATGCTGGCCATCCCCTCCACCTTGTCTTTGACCCTGCTGCTTTTTTATTTATACGGCTATACTTTGAACCGGATTACGCTGTTTGCCCTGATTTTTTCCATCGGTATTCTGGTTGACGACGCCATTGTGGTGGTGGAAAATATTGTTAGACATATGCGGCTGTCTGAGAATCGGTCCCGTTCTTTTAAGGACATTGCCATTATTGCGGTAGGCGAAGTGGGTAACCCAACGATTCTTGCCACATGGGCCGTTATTGCCGCAATTTTACCCATGGCCTTTGTGGGTGGACTCATGGGGCCGTACATGCGTCCCATCCCGGTAGGGGCATCCGCTGCCATGGTCTTTTCCCTGATTATCGCGTTTACCATCACCCCCTGGGCGGCCATCCATATTTTAAAACGCAAACAGGCAGCAACATCCGGGGATACAGTGGCAGAAGAGAAAGGTCCTGACCCCGACCATGCCCCGGATGATCCGTTTACCCGGTTGTATCACCATATCATGGATCCGCTGCTGGCCCATGGCGCCTGGCGCATCCTGTTTTTCTGTATCATCATTGCCATGCTGCTGGCGTCCTGTGCCCTGGTTGTGTTGGGTCTGGTTAAGGTAAAGATGCTGCCCTTTGATAATAAATCGGAATTTCAGGTAATTCTGGACATGCCCGAAGGCGGTACTTTGGAGCAGACCACCCGGGTGGCCATGGAGATGGCCCAGGTCATCAAACAGGAACCGGATGTCACTGATTATCAAATATACGCAGGTACGGCCTCCCCTTATAATTTTAACGGTCTCGTTCGTCACTATTTTATGCGTTCGGGCCCCAGTGTGGCAGACATTCAGGTCAACCTGACTCCCAAGCATGATCGCGATCGGCAAAGCCATGAAATTGCCAAAAACGTACGTCCGGCTTTGGCGGCCATTGCTGAAAAATACGGGGCCACCATTGCGGTTGCCGAAGTGCCTCCGGGCCCGCCGGTCCTCCAGACCCTGGTTGCCGAGGTTTACGGCCCCAACCATGCCTCTCGCCTGGCTTTGGCCAAAAAGGTCAAACAGATTTTTGCCCAGACGGATGGTGTGGTGGATATCGATTGGTACCGTGAGAATGATCGCGAAAAGACCATTATCACGGTGGACAAGGAAAAAGCGGCGCTGCACGGTATCAGTGAAGGCGACATCATCCAGGCTGTGAATATGGGGCTTTCCGGATTGTCCGTGGATTTGTTCCACCAGCCCCGGGACAAGGAAGAAATAGATATTGTATTTCAGCTGCCCAAAGCCGAACGCGCCCGAATTGATTCTATCCTGAACATCGGGCTGCGGGACCCGCGCAATCCTGCTGCGGCCCTGACGCCGTTGCGAGAGCTTGTGACTTTGAGCCGGGCACCCGTGGATCAGCCCATTTACCGGAAGAATCTGAAACCTGTGATTTACGTGACAGGCGATGTGGCCGGCGCTGCGGAGAGTCCGATATACCCCATCCTTGAGATGAATAAATCCGTTGAGCAGCTGTCAGGCAAGGATTTTGGCGGAAGCCTGGACCATGTCACCATCTACAATTTAAAACAGCCGTTCAACGAGTCCGAGCCCTCCATTAAATGGGACGGGGAGTGGCATATTACCCTGGAGGTGTTCCGGGATTTGGGCCTGGCATTCTGTGTGGTAATGGTGCTCATTTATATGCTCATGGTGGGCTGGTTTAAAAGCTATGTAACGCCGGTGGTGGTGATGGCGGCTATTCCGTTCTCTTTGATCGGCATTCTTCCGGCGCATTGGGCCCTGGGGGCATTTTTTACCGCCACTTCAATGATTGGATTCATGGCGGGCGCAGGGATTGTGGTAAGAAATTCTATTATTCTGGTGGATTTTATTGAACTGCGCCGAAGCCATGGTCTGCCCCTGGCAGAGGCTGTGGTGGAAGCTGGCGCCATCCGGTTCCGGCCCATGCTGCTGACGGCCCTGGCGGTTGTTGTGGGCGCTTCGGTGATTCTGGCAGACCCGATTTTTCAGGGCTTGGCCATTTCGCTGATGTTTGGAGAGATTGCCTCCCTGCTGATTTCCAGGATGGCGGTGCCGGTTCTGTATTACATGGCCCAAAAAAAATCATAG
- a CDS encoding sigma 54-interacting transcriptional regulator, whose protein sequence is MEKFTHSLLDLHNLNLVMDNLKLGVMAHTTERIITVFNKEAEKITGYSKKEVLGKDCHDVFQAPLCGSKCSFCDDSPKLSAGTKEYPVTIVTKTGETRHLEMTVYCIPDHEGEIQGVVASFRDMTDSIRLSLKAEDLSNFAGIIGKDKAMHDIFRQIRDVALYNYPVHVSGETGTGKERVAYAIHDISSYGNGSFVPVNCGAIPEGIVESELFGHVKGAFSGAVKERKGRFELAHKGTLFLDEVAELPLKTQVKLLRFLQEGSFEKVGGEKNISVDVRIISATNKDLAEEVRAGRFREDLYYRLNVIPIHLPPLRERKNDIPLLAEHFLREAEKETKKSVPELAPDTIREMMDYHWPGNVRELKNVIQFSVVRARGNVILPTDLPFVASNRQPMRPLLSNESPESGAQFTRGKLNQENVQAALVKTGGNKSKAARVLGVGRATLYRFLGDHPDIKAFSNTF, encoded by the coding sequence ATGGAAAAGTTTACACATTCTTTGCTGGACCTGCACAATCTCAACCTCGTGATGGACAATCTTAAACTTGGTGTTATGGCACATACCACGGAGCGTATCATCACTGTTTTTAATAAAGAAGCAGAAAAAATTACCGGATATAGTAAAAAAGAGGTCCTGGGCAAGGACTGTCACGATGTGTTCCAGGCCCCGCTTTGCGGTTCCAAATGCTCTTTTTGTGATGATTCCCCGAAACTTTCCGCCGGAACTAAGGAGTACCCGGTTACCATAGTCACAAAAACAGGGGAGACCCGTCATCTGGAAATGACCGTTTACTGCATCCCGGACCATGAAGGGGAAATCCAGGGAGTTGTGGCCTCTTTCCGGGATATGACCGATTCCATACGTCTCTCCCTGAAAGCCGAAGATCTTTCCAATTTTGCCGGCATTATCGGCAAGGACAAAGCCATGCATGACATATTCCGGCAAATCCGGGATGTGGCTTTGTATAACTACCCGGTTCACGTATCCGGTGAAACCGGTACCGGTAAGGAACGGGTCGCCTATGCTATTCATGACATCTCGTCCTACGGCAACGGCAGTTTCGTTCCGGTTAACTGCGGGGCCATTCCCGAAGGTATTGTGGAAAGCGAGCTGTTCGGCCATGTTAAAGGTGCATTCTCAGGGGCGGTTAAGGAACGCAAAGGTCGTTTTGAACTGGCCCATAAAGGCACCCTGTTCCTGGATGAAGTGGCGGAACTGCCCTTGAAAACCCAAGTAAAACTTTTACGGTTCCTCCAGGAGGGATCCTTTGAAAAAGTAGGCGGAGAAAAAAATATCAGCGTGGATGTGAGAATTATTTCAGCAACCAACAAAGATCTGGCAGAAGAGGTCCGAGCCGGGCGGTTCAGGGAAGACCTTTATTACCGGCTCAACGTCATTCCTATCCACCTGCCGCCCTTGCGGGAAAGAAAAAACGATATCCCGCTTTTAGCCGAGCATTTCCTGCGGGAGGCCGAAAAAGAAACTAAAAAGTCCGTACCGGAACTTGCCCCTGACACCATTCGAGAGATGATGGACTACCACTGGCCCGGCAATGTCAGAGAATTAAAAAATGTGATCCAGTTTTCCGTGGTCCGGGCCCGGGGCAACGTTATTTTGCCCACGGATCTTCCCTTTGTTGCATCCAACAGGCAACCCATGCGGCCTCTCCTATCAAATGAGTCCCCAGAGTCTGGTGCGCAATTTACCCGGGGCAAACTCAATCAGGAAAATGTCCAAGCCGCCCTGGTCAAAACCGGCGGCAACAAATCCAAGGCTGCCCGTGTGCTAGGCGTGGGCAGGGCAACTCTATACCGTTTTTTAGGTGACCATCCTGATATTAAAGCCTTTTCAAACACTTTCTAA
- a CDS encoding ferredoxin, which translates to MKTQKKPVIDLGCCNLCEVCIDLAPHAFKINDAGYVDVLSLDSYEDDEDILEAVKNCPQDCISWE; encoded by the coding sequence ATGAAAACACAAAAAAAACCGGTAATTGATCTTGGCTGCTGCAACCTATGCGAGGTTTGTATTGATCTGGCTCCCCACGCCTTTAAAATTAATGATGCAGGTTATGTAGATGTACTATCCCTTGACAGCTATGAGGATGACGAAGATATCCTTGAAGCTGTGAAAAACTGCCCCCAAGACTGTATTTCCTGGGAGTAA
- a CDS encoding DVU0298 family protein, translating into MKPYGRKTKKKVGEILTLGNRNQALDRLAQIPDAQLIGHLFSYFYNKEELIKFRSVTAMGELAARIAVDSMEKARILMRRIMWNLNDESGGIGWGSPEAMGEILSKSPPLAREFKCILFSYLDDKGNHIEHEMLQRGVLWGIGTYLGTAPQNITDVTREQLQAHLSSTDPIKRGYALRALSNAHVFEYSVLPDFIQADKTTIDIYTGWDFTATRISDMVHACTPEQALASNE; encoded by the coding sequence ATGAAACCATACGGCAGAAAAACGAAAAAGAAGGTAGGCGAAATTCTTACCCTTGGCAATCGCAACCAGGCCCTGGACAGACTGGCTCAAATTCCGGACGCCCAGCTCATCGGACATCTGTTCTCTTACTTTTACAACAAGGAGGAACTGATTAAGTTCCGCAGCGTAACCGCCATGGGAGAGCTTGCCGCAAGGATTGCGGTTGATTCCATGGAAAAAGCCAGAATACTTATGAGACGAATCATGTGGAACTTGAACGATGAATCCGGCGGCATCGGCTGGGGGTCCCCCGAGGCCATGGGAGAAATTTTAAGCAAAAGTCCGCCCCTGGCCCGGGAATTTAAATGCATCCTTTTTTCTTATCTGGATGACAAAGGCAACCATATAGAACATGAAATGCTCCAGCGCGGGGTTTTGTGGGGCATTGGTACATATCTTGGCACAGCACCCCAAAATATAACAGATGTCACCAGGGAACAGCTCCAGGCACATCTATCGTCTACAGATCCGATAAAGCGTGGATATGCCCTAAGGGCACTGTCCAATGCCCATGTTTTCGAATATTCGGTTCTGCCCGATTTTATCCAGGCAGATAAAACGACCATTGATATTTACACAGGGTGGGATTTTACGGCTACCCGGATATCGGATATGGTTCATGCCTGCACCCCGGAACAGGCTCTGGCCAGCAATGAATAG
- a CDS encoding transglutaminase family protein, whose translation MDIDQLSLYGAPTFFIDSDHEKIIAFSSRYAGPSDNPVKKAVSIFYAVRDQIRYNPYEIPNHQEGFKASRVLTEGKGFCVSKAVLLAACLRAQSIPARLGFATVKNHLTTPKLRAKMGTDLFEWHGYTDIFLEKKWVKATPTFNLSLCQAFGVLPLEFDGREDSVFHPFDAKGQQHMEYVEDHGHFADLPWGRLMKAYRNAYPRYFESGGISGDFNAEAKALHPDK comes from the coding sequence ATGGATATTGACCAGCTCTCCTTATATGGTGCTCCGACGTTTTTTATTGATTCGGATCATGAAAAGATCATTGCATTTTCATCCCGGTATGCAGGACCGTCAGATAACCCAGTGAAAAAGGCTGTAAGCATTTTTTACGCTGTCAGGGATCAGATCCGGTATAACCCCTATGAGATTCCCAACCACCAAGAGGGTTTTAAAGCAAGCCGGGTTCTGACCGAAGGCAAGGGTTTCTGCGTGTCAAAGGCTGTGCTTTTAGCAGCCTGTCTCAGGGCCCAGTCCATACCGGCCCGTCTGGGGTTTGCCACTGTGAAGAACCATTTGACCACGCCCAAGCTCAGGGCAAAAATGGGCACGGATCTTTTTGAATGGCACGGGTATACTGATATCTTTCTGGAAAAAAAATGGGTCAAGGCGACACCGACATTCAACTTGAGCCTGTGTCAGGCGTTTGGTGTACTGCCCCTGGAATTTGATGGTCGGGAAGACAGTGTGTTTCACCCCTTTGATGCCAAAGGGCAGCAGCATATGGAATATGTTGAAGATCATGGGCATTTTGCTGATCTGCCCTGGGGCAGGCTTATGAAGGCCTACCGAAACGCTTATCCCAGGTATTTTGAATCGGGTGGGATTTCAGGCGATTTCAATGCCGAGGCAAAGGCACTGCATCCGGATAAATGA
- the icmF gene encoding fused isobutyryl-CoA mutase/GTPase IcmF, translating to MSDAVEVYKPQHNVRVVTATSLFDGHDAAINIFRRLLQSTGVEVIHLGHNRSVKEIVDAAIEEDAQGIAVSSYQGGHIEFFKYIVDLLKEQNASDIKVFGGGGGVIVPDEIQELHDYGVAKIYSPEDGTRMGLQGIINHMVKELDFSTVKGDAVDFKSLSCDNKRLVGRAMTVMEQAKASSNGHLAHFKTDLLKKIGNRNVPVMGITGTGGAGKSSLIDELILRMINDVKDIKIAVISSDVTRRKTGGALLGDRIRMNAIGNERVYMRSLGTRKAHSEIPEALGEIISVAKAAGFDFIIAETAGIGQGDSHIIDQVDCAMYVMTSEFGAASQLEKIDMLDFADLIVVNKFEKRGGEDAVRDVRKQVQRNRNAWDRQPEDMPVFGTIASKFNDDGVTALYQALLQTIFEKTGVKFESRLPKIDVKTSSTKTVIIPPEKTRYLSEIADTIRDYHKHTKIQAEAIRKVWHLEESARAIDESLLDGDKTQLIEILKKEADAAKERINDEAKELLTQWDDMKEAYTKDELVYTVRGKEVRVPLYTESLSHQKIPKICLPKFKDPGEIYRWLRRENLPGYFPYTAGVFPLKRVGEDPTRMFAGEGDPAKTNTRFRLLSGNYEAKRLSTAFDSVTLYGCDPELRPDIYGKVGNAGVSVCTLEDVKVLYSGFDLCAPSTSVSMTINGPAPVMLAMFMNTAIDQQVDKYTQENGKAPTTEAYQNIRESALSNVRGTVQADILKEDQGQNTCIFSIEFALKMMGDIQQYFIEHNVRNFYSVSISGYHVAEAGANPITQLAVTLSNGFTYVEYYLSRGMPIDSFGPNLSYFFSNGMDPEYTVIGRVARRIWAIAMKEKYDASARSQMLKYHIQTSGRSLHSQDIQLNDIRTTLQALCAVYDNCNSLHTNAFDEAITTPTEESVRRALAIQLIINREWGLTQNENMNQGSFIVEELTDLVEEAVLSEFHRISERGGVLGAMETGYQRSKIQEESVYYETLKHNGELPIIGVNTFRDQNMEGDVLTQSSGSCELARATDEEKQSQLKRLADFQKQNEEEAPQALEKLQRVVLSGGNIFEELMETVKVCSLGQITKALYDVGGQYRRNM from the coding sequence ATGAGTGACGCTGTCGAAGTATACAAGCCCCAACATAACGTTCGTGTCGTTACAGCCACGTCCCTTTTCGACGGTCATGACGCGGCCATCAACATTTTCCGAAGGCTGCTCCAGAGCACTGGTGTTGAGGTCATCCATCTGGGCCACAACCGTTCCGTAAAGGAAATTGTGGACGCAGCCATTGAAGAAGACGCCCAGGGGATCGCCGTTTCCAGCTACCAGGGAGGGCATATCGAGTTTTTCAAATATATCGTAGACCTTTTGAAAGAGCAAAACGCATCTGACATTAAGGTTTTCGGTGGCGGCGGCGGAGTTATTGTGCCCGATGAGATCCAGGAACTTCATGATTATGGCGTAGCGAAAATATATTCTCCTGAAGACGGCACACGGATGGGACTCCAGGGAATTATCAACCATATGGTAAAAGAACTGGATTTTTCTACGGTAAAGGGTGATGCCGTTGATTTTAAATCGTTGTCGTGTGACAACAAACGTCTGGTAGGCAGGGCGATGACCGTAATGGAACAAGCCAAGGCCTCCAGTAATGGCCATTTGGCCCATTTTAAGACGGATCTATTGAAGAAGATCGGAAACAGAAATGTGCCGGTCATGGGCATCACCGGTACCGGTGGGGCGGGGAAGTCTTCGCTGATTGACGAATTGATTCTTCGAATGATCAATGACGTAAAAGATATAAAAATCGCTGTTATCAGTTCGGACGTAACCAGAAGAAAAACCGGCGGTGCCCTTTTGGGGGATCGTATTCGAATGAACGCCATCGGAAATGAGCGTGTCTACATGCGCTCCCTGGGTACACGAAAAGCCCATTCGGAAATCCCGGAGGCACTGGGCGAAATCATTTCTGTGGCCAAAGCCGCCGGATTTGATTTTATCATCGCGGAAACCGCCGGCATCGGTCAGGGGGATTCCCATATTATCGACCAGGTGGATTGCGCCATGTATGTTATGACGTCCGAATTCGGGGCGGCAAGCCAGTTGGAAAAAATCGATATGCTGGATTTTGCGGATCTGATTGTGGTCAACAAATTCGAGAAAAGAGGAGGGGAAGACGCCGTCAGGGATGTTCGCAAGCAGGTGCAACGAAACCGGAACGCTTGGGACAGGCAACCGGAAGATATGCCGGTATTCGGCACAATTGCCTCCAAATTCAACGATGACGGTGTAACCGCCCTTTATCAGGCCCTGCTGCAGACTATTTTTGAAAAAACCGGGGTTAAATTTGAAAGCCGCCTTCCTAAAATTGATGTGAAAACATCGTCCACAAAAACGGTGATCATCCCGCCGGAGAAAACACGTTACCTCTCAGAAATTGCCGACACCATTCGGGACTACCATAAGCATACAAAAATACAGGCGGAGGCCATCCGTAAGGTCTGGCATCTGGAAGAAAGCGCCAGAGCCATTGATGAGAGCCTGCTTGACGGGGATAAAACACAACTGATCGAAATTTTAAAAAAGGAAGCCGATGCCGCCAAGGAACGAATCAATGACGAGGCCAAGGAACTGTTAACACAATGGGATGATATGAAGGAAGCCTATACAAAGGACGAACTGGTATACACGGTTCGAGGAAAGGAAGTAAGAGTTCCCCTGTATACCGAATCCTTATCCCATCAGAAAATTCCCAAGATCTGCCTCCCAAAATTCAAGGACCCTGGAGAGATCTACCGGTGGCTGCGGCGGGAAAATCTTCCCGGATACTTCCCTTATACTGCCGGTGTGTTTCCTTTAAAACGGGTGGGGGAAGACCCTACGCGAATGTTTGCCGGAGAAGGAGACCCGGCAAAAACCAACACTCGTTTTCGTCTGCTTTCCGGCAACTACGAGGCAAAAAGGCTTTCTACCGCATTTGATTCGGTAACTTTGTATGGGTGTGATCCGGAGTTACGGCCGGATATTTACGGCAAGGTCGGCAACGCAGGCGTCAGTGTCTGTACGTTGGAAGATGTCAAAGTATTATACAGCGGGTTCGACCTCTGCGCGCCTTCCACGTCCGTCTCCATGACCATCAACGGCCCGGCGCCTGTCATGCTTGCCATGTTCATGAATACGGCCATTGATCAGCAGGTGGATAAATACACACAAGAGAACGGTAAAGCCCCGACAACGGAAGCGTATCAAAATATTCGCGAATCAGCACTAAGCAATGTCCGCGGCACGGTTCAGGCGGATATTTTGAAGGAAGATCAGGGGCAGAATACATGTATTTTTTCGATTGAATTTGCCCTTAAAATGATGGGGGATATCCAGCAGTATTTTATCGAGCACAATGTGCGCAATTTTTACTCCGTATCCATTTCAGGCTATCACGTCGCTGAGGCCGGGGCCAATCCCATTACCCAACTGGCGGTGACCCTTTCCAACGGCTTTACCTATGTAGAATACTACCTTTCCCGGGGCATGCCCATTGACAGCTTCGGGCCCAACCTGTCATACTTTTTTTCCAACGGCATGGACCCCGAATATACAGTCATCGGGAGAGTCGCCCGAAGAATCTGGGCCATTGCCATGAAAGAAAAATACGACGCGTCTGCACGTTCACAAATGCTGAAATACCACATCCAGACATCCGGGAGATCGTTGCACAGCCAGGATATCCAGCTCAACGACATCCGGACCACCTTACAGGCCCTTTGCGCGGTATATGACAATTGCAACAGCCTGCATACCAACGCTTTTGACGAAGCCATTACAACCCCTACCGAAGAATCGGTAAGACGGGCCCTGGCCATCCAGTTGATTATCAATCGGGAGTGGGGATTGACCCAAAATGAAAATATGAACCAGGGAAGCTTTATCGTCGAAGAATTGACGGATCTGGTGGAGGAGGCTGTCCTGAGTGAATTTCACCGTATTTCGGAACGGGGCGGCGTGTTGGGCGCCATGGAAACGGGATATCAGCGAAGTAAAATTCAGGAAGAATCCGTCTACTATGAAACATTGAAGCACAATGGAGAGCTTCCCATTATCGGTGTCAACACCTTCCGTGACCAGAATATGGAAGGCGATGTGCTGACTCAAAGCAGTGGCAGCTGTGAACTGGCCCGAGCCACAGATGAAGAAAAACAATCCCAGTTGAAGCGATTGGCTGATTTTCAAAAACAGAATGAAGAAGAAGCTCCCCAGGCTCTGGAAAAACTTCAACGGGTGGTCCTTTCAGGGGGCAACATCTTTGAAGAGTTGATGGAAACGGTTAAGGTCTGCAGCCTGGGCCAGATTACCAAAGCCCTTTACGATGTGGGCGGCCAGTATCGCAGGAACATGTGA